In a genomic window of Candidatus Gorgyraea atricola:
- the hrcA gene encoding heat-inducible transcriptional repressor HrcA: MKHVDIEQRQKKVLSAIVESYIDGAAPVGSRAVSQRFRWSMSPATIRNVMADLEEAGLITHPHTSAGRVPTDKGYRFYVNSLLEPKHLTKEEESIIVRMLNRKSEDFESLMQNASRAISMITNEAGIVLTPRLKKSIFKRIEFIPVDSSRALTILITRSGIVKNAVLDMEEGLTKSELFRISEFLNQELEGMFLGEIRNHLTRRLLEERDSFYTFLKKAVSMLSNPNFFKMEERLYFEGTSGLMSHPEFEDIKKARVFLKLFEDKTDLVDLFNEDMESDGIKVHIGKENNCKHIQDCTIVTCNYQINGRTIGALGAIGPTRMEYGKVISAVDYLSKVLGRVLEDLG; encoded by the coding sequence ATGAAACATGTGGATATCGAACAAAGACAGAAGAAGGTGCTCTCGGCTATAGTGGAGTCGTACATTGACGGTGCCGCGCCTGTTGGGTCGCGTGCTGTGTCGCAGAGATTCCGCTGGTCTATGAGCCCCGCGACTATACGCAATGTAATGGCTGATCTGGAAGAGGCAGGCCTTATCACACACCCGCATACCTCTGCTGGAAGGGTACCTACTGACAAAGGTTATAGATTTTATGTGAATTCTCTCCTGGAGCCAAAACATCTGACAAAGGAAGAAGAATCTATAATAGTTAGGATGCTCAATAGAAAGAGCGAGGATTTTGAGTCATTGATGCAAAATGCCTCAAGGGCGATCAGTATGATAACGAATGAGGCAGGCATAGTGCTCACGCCCAGGCTCAAGAAGAGTATTTTCAAGAGGATCGAATTTATTCCTGTAGATTCCTCGCGAGCCCTGACAATACTTATTACCAGATCCGGCATTGTAAAGAATGCAGTTCTGGATATGGAAGAAGGCCTTACCAAATCAGAGCTTTTCAGGATATCAGAATTTTTAAATCAGGAATTAGAGGGTATGTTTCTGGGCGAGATCAGGAATCATCTTACACGCAGGCTGCTTGAGGAAAGAGATTCTTTTTATACATTTTTAAAAAAGGCAGTCAGCATGCTTTCAAATCCAAATTTTTTCAAGATGGAAGAGCGGCTCTATTTTGAGGGCACGAGCGGCCTCATGTCGCATCCTGAGTTCGAGGACATAAAAAAGGCAAGGGTATTTTTGAAACTCTTTGAAGATAAAACAGATCTGGTGGATCTATTCAATGAGGATATGGAGAGCGACGGTATCAAGGTGCATATCGGCAAGGAAAATAACTGCAAGCATATACAGGATTGCACCATAGTGACCTGTAACTACCAGATAAATGGCAGGACAATAGGCGCACTGGGCGCGATCGGACCTACCAGGATGGAATACGGCAAGGTCATATCTGCTGTGGATTATCTTTCAAAGGTATTGGGAAGGGTGTTGGAAGATCTTGGCTAA
- the miaA gene encoding tRNA (adenosine(37)-N6)-dimethylallyltransferase MiaA, whose translation MQVIFLVGPTASGKTKVSLKLAKKLNAEIVSCDSMCVYKGMDILTSKPSKSDRRKVKHHLIDIIPPTKEFSVSEYRRLAIAAIEDIFKRGKTPLFVGGSGLYVKAMVDGLFTSAGKDEKFRKAQYVLAGKYGNKYLYNKLKKVDSERAKKIHLNDLRRIVRALEIYRTEKRRPSELLKKREALGYSFKIFGIDRPREELYKNIDERVEDMFRQGIVKEVRNLSRRKLSLTAKKALGYNEVMGYIKGDLSLGQAKELLKKNTRHFAKRQLTWFRPDKRIQWKRLY comes from the coding sequence ATGCAGGTAATATTTTTAGTAGGACCTACCGCATCAGGTAAGACCAAGGTTTCCCTTAAATTAGCCAAAAAGCTCAACGCAGAGATAGTGTCCTGTGATTCCATGTGCGTATATAAAGGTATGGATATTCTTACTTCTAAGCCGAGTAAGAGCGACAGGCGAAAGGTAAAACATCATCTAATAGATATCATCCCTCCTACTAAAGAATTTAGCGTGTCTGAATATAGAAGATTGGCGATTGCTGCAATAGAAGATATATTTAAGCGCGGCAAGACTCCATTGTTTGTAGGAGGCAGTGGTTTATATGTTAAGGCTATGGTCGACGGGTTATTTACTTCAGCAGGAAAGGACGAGAAATTTAGAAAGGCTCAGTATGTCCTGGCAGGGAAATATGGCAATAAGTATCTTTACAATAAGCTAAAAAAGGTAGATTCAGAGAGGGCTAAGAAGATACACCTGAATGACCTGAGAAGGATAGTAAGGGCGCTGGAGATCTATCGCACTGAGAAGAGGCGGCCATCTGAATTATTGAAGAAGAGAGAAGCGCTGGGTTATTCTTTTAAGATCTTTGGTATAGACAGGCCCCGTGAAGAACTCTATAAAAATATAGACGAACGGGTAGAAGATATGTTCAGGCAGGGCATAGTAAAAGAGGTAAGAAATCTATCTCGCAGGAAATTGAGCCTTACGGCAAAAAAGGCTTTAGGGTATAATGAGGTAATGGGGTATATTAAAGGAGATCTTTCACTTGGCCAAGCAAAGGAGCTTTTAAAGAAGAACACAAGGCATTTTGCCAAGCGCCAACTAACCTGGTTCCGTCCAGACAAGCGCATCCAATGGAAAAGGCTATACTAG
- a CDS encoding PilZ domain-containing protein — MIERRRYPRFALKINAKYRMMDSEQVLRFVNVKNISAEGMCFESDKKLKPGTHVGLEVDLGDRGKPVSLTGEILWVMDIKGLRGGEKKFMNGIKLVDISSSDEGRFLKYYCGRMVEKLSGYLKM, encoded by the coding sequence ATGATAGAGAGGAGACGGTATCCCAGGTTTGCATTAAAGATAAATGCCAAGTACAGGATGATGGACTCCGAGCAAGTTCTAAGATTCGTCAATGTGAAAAATATCTCTGCGGAAGGTATGTGCTTTGAGTCAGATAAGAAATTAAAACCAGGCACTCATGTAGGATTAGAGGTAGATCTGGGTGACAGAGGTAAGCCTGTCTCTCTTACTGGAGAGATACTCTGGGTTATGGATATCAAAGGGCTCAGGGGCGGAGAGAAGAAATTTATGAATGGAATAAAATTAGTTGATATCTCCAGTTCAGACGAGGGCAGATTTTTGAAATATTATTGCGGCAGGATGGTTGAAAAGCTTTCAGGGTATTTAAAGATGTGA
- the miaB gene encoding tRNA (N6-isopentenyl adenosine(37)-C2)-methylthiotransferase MiaB: MNKKFYLRTFGCQMNEHDSGRVRDLLLQEGYFLSKDLEEADVLLFNTCSVRKHAEDRVFGRVGSLEKRPGVVFGIIGCMAEAQKDLIFRKLPHVDFICGPADLDRIPGIIKRVRSGAGHIICIGGHSAKKIPDFPKERGVGKNAHVKIMEGCANFCSYCIVPYVRGPERSRPSVEILEEIEGLAGKGVEKITLLGQNVNSYGRGLKEKISFSGLLRKIDELANRNSRPGLNPAYSCKSKSSIRIDFMTSHPKDAGIDLFKAMAETESLSKQLHLPLQSGSNKILKRMNRGYTVERYKKLIKDFRRIVKDGKIASDFIVGFPGETRKDFNDTLKAIKEIRFCNAYIFKYSPRPFTKAGKFKDNVLKEEKERRHALLLETQKKISLCR, encoded by the coding sequence ATGAATAAAAAATTCTATCTTCGAACTTTTGGTTGTCAGATGAATGAGCATGATTCTGGGAGGGTAAGGGATTTGCTTTTGCAGGAGGGGTATTTTCTTAGCAAAGATCTGGAAGAGGCAGATGTCTTACTTTTCAATACATGCAGTGTTCGTAAGCATGCTGAGGATAGGGTGTTTGGGAGAGTGGGTTCTCTTGAAAAGCGGCCTGGTGTGGTTTTTGGAATCATAGGCTGCATGGCAGAGGCGCAAAAGGATTTGATATTTAGAAAACTTCCGCATGTGGATTTTATATGCGGGCCAGCTGATTTAGATAGGATCCCAGGGATTATAAAGAGGGTAAGATCTGGTGCTGGACATATTATTTGTATCGGAGGCCATAGCGCTAAAAAGATCCCGGATTTTCCTAAGGAAAGAGGCGTGGGTAAAAATGCGCATGTTAAGATAATGGAAGGTTGCGCTAATTTTTGCTCATACTGTATTGTCCCTTATGTAAGAGGCCCTGAGAGAAGCAGGCCTTCAGTGGAAATTTTAGAAGAGATAGAGGGGCTTGCAGGTAAAGGTGTTGAGAAGATCACTCTCCTGGGGCAAAATGTCAATTCTTACGGAAGAGGGTTAAAGGAGAAGATTAGTTTTTCAGGACTTTTGAGAAAGATAGACGAGCTTGCTAACAGGAATAGTAGGCCAGGTTTAAACCCGGCCTACAGTTGCAAGTCAAAGAGCAGCATAAGGATAGATTTTATGACTTCTCATCCTAAAGACGCGGGAATAGATCTATTTAAGGCAATGGCAGAGACTGAGTCTCTTTCAAAACAGCTGCACCTGCCTTTACAGTCTGGGTCGAACAAGATCCTGAAGAGAATGAACAGGGGTTACACTGTTGAGCGATACAAGAAGCTCATAAAGGATTTTAGACGAATAGTTAAAGATGGAAAGATTGCCTCGGATTTCATAGTAGGTTTTCCAGGAGAGACAAGAAAGGATTTTAATGATACGCTAAAGGCAATCAAAGAGATCCGCTTCTGCAATGCTTATATATTTAAATATTCGCCAAGGCCTTTTACAAAGGCCGGAAAGTTCAAGGATAATGTCTTAAAAGAGGAAAAAGAAAGACGTCACGCCTTGCTTTTGGAGACACAAAAGAAGATTTCATTATGCAGGTAA
- the hflX gene encoding GTPase HflX — protein MEKAILVTVDLKKEKGWSAEDRANELKELACSSGASIEAEIVCHRERPTPDLFIGKGKFEEIALLSKKKSAKSVIFNNDLTPTQLRNLEKGLDGIKVIDRTQLILDIFSQHARSMEGKVQVELAQLQYLLPRLTGKGIELSRLGGGIGTRGPGEKILEHDRRRIGDRIARLKKELKDLEKRRHALRKRRKDAMLATVSIVGYTNAGKTTLLNHLTNSRKLTADKLFSTLDPIARSYVLPNNLKILFSDTVGFLYKLPHHLIESFKATLEEVKEADLLIHVLDCSNPRVQELNEAVYSVLKELGAEGKTIINVLNKVDLVENGYHLDRIKSKFRDPVLVSALRGHGIEDLISEISNLLSNLVTKVKIEIPNNRMDKVNLIYEHGKVHKREDRPTSVYIEAIIPLRLKNQLKF, from the coding sequence ATGGAAAAGGCTATACTAGTAACAGTTGATTTGAAGAAAGAAAAAGGGTGGTCGGCAGAGGATCGCGCTAACGAGCTCAAAGAGCTTGCGTGTTCGAGTGGCGCGTCTATAGAGGCAGAGATCGTATGTCATAGAGAGAGGCCCACGCCTGATCTATTTATTGGCAAAGGTAAGTTCGAAGAAATAGCTTTGCTTTCAAAGAAGAAGAGCGCGAAATCAGTTATTTTTAATAATGACCTTACGCCTACGCAGCTCAGGAATTTAGAAAAAGGGCTTGATGGCATCAAAGTCATTGACAGGACCCAGCTCATACTTGACATATTTTCCCAGCATGCAAGGAGCATGGAGGGCAAGGTCCAGGTAGAGCTGGCACAGTTACAATATTTATTGCCAAGGCTTACTGGCAAGGGCATTGAGCTTTCAAGGCTTGGCGGTGGTATTGGTACGCGCGGCCCAGGAGAAAAAATACTTGAGCATGACAGGCGAAGGATCGGGGATCGCATTGCAAGGCTAAAGAAAGAATTAAAGGACTTAGAGAAAAGGCGTCATGCCTTACGGAAAAGGCGCAAGGACGCTATGCTTGCCACTGTTTCAATCGTGGGCTATACCAACGCAGGCAAGACCACTCTTTTAAACCACCTCACCAACTCCAGAAAATTAACTGCTGACAAACTTTTTAGCACACTTGATCCTATAGCAAGGAGTTATGTGCTTCCGAATAACCTGAAGATCCTGTTTAGTGATACAGTAGGGTTTTTGTATAAACTTCCGCATCATCTTATAGAGTCGTTCAAGGCTACGCTGGAAGAGGTCAAGGAGGCAGATCTACTGATACACGTGCTTGACTGTTCGAATCCTCGCGTTCAAGAGCTGAATGAGGCAGTGTATAGTGTATTAAAGGAGTTAGGAGCAGAAGGCAAGACTATAATCAATGTGCTCAACAAGGTCGATCTGGTAGAGAATGGGTATCATTTGGACCGCATTAAAAGTAAATTCAGAGACCCAGTATTAGTTTCTGCATTACGTGGGCATGGCATAGAGGATCTCATAAGCGAAATTTCAAATCTCTTGTCAAACCTTGTCACAAAGGTAAAAATCGAGATCCCGAACAATAGGATGGACAAGGTGAATTTGATCTACGAACACGGCAAGGTCCATAAAAGAGAGGACAGGCCTACCTCGGTTTATATAGAAGCCATAATACCTTTAAGACTAAAGAATCAGCTCAAATTTTAG
- the dnaK gene encoding molecular chaperone DnaK: protein MSKVIGIDLGTSNSAAAVMEGGRPAIIPSAEGAGVASGKAFPSFVAFTKDGQKLVGEPARRQAAVNAEGTIYAAKRKMGTDHKFKIYGKEYTPQEISAFILQKVKQDAEAYLGDKVEEVVITCPAYFNDNQRQATKDAGEIAGLKVLRIINEPTAACLAYGLDKVGKEMKIMVFDFGGGTLDVTIMDMWYDKEHSASGFEVKSTNGDTHLGGTDMDNVLIDHIANQFKKETGIDLKSDKMATQRLREAAEKAKVELSSTVTTDINLPFITADSSGPKHLTMAINRAKLEELVGPIVDRCSEPVDNALKDSGLTPNDIDKIIMVGGPTRMPIVQKFLEEHVGKKIERGIDPMECVALGAATQAAIIKGDAKEVLLLDVTPLSLGIETLGSVCTKLIERNTTIPTKKSQVFSTAADNQPAVTVRVLQGERQMANDNTELGRFDLVGIPPAPRGIPQIEVTFDIDRDGIVHVGAKDLGTGKEQTIKITAPRKLSKEEIEKMVKDAEKFSEEDKKKKEEVEVKNQADTLVYSVEKSLKDFGDKVTQDEKLKIEQGLNDLKEAIKGNDIEKIKKGMEELSKAAHKLAEEVYKAAQAKQAQAQSGTAGPQPDAAKPEEPKKKEGDDVIDAEFKEK, encoded by the coding sequence ATGAGTAAAGTTATTGGAATCGATCTAGGTACATCTAATTCAGCAGCGGCAGTTATGGAAGGGGGCCGGCCTGCGATAATACCCAGCGCGGAAGGCGCGGGTGTTGCGAGCGGCAAGGCATTTCCGTCATTTGTGGCATTTACAAAGGATGGACAGAAACTTGTTGGTGAGCCAGCAAGGCGCCAGGCTGCTGTAAACGCAGAAGGCACTATCTACGCGGCAAAGAGAAAGATGGGTACTGACCACAAATTCAAGATCTACGGCAAGGAGTATACGCCGCAGGAGATCTCAGCATTTATATTGCAGAAGGTAAAGCAGGATGCTGAGGCGTATCTTGGGGATAAGGTAGAAGAAGTAGTCATTACCTGTCCTGCTTATTTTAATGATAATCAGCGCCAGGCAACAAAGGATGCGGGCGAGATAGCGGGCTTAAAGGTCCTGAGGATAATCAACGAGCCTACTGCCGCGTGCCTTGCATATGGCCTGGACAAGGTCGGCAAAGAGATGAAGATAATGGTGTTTGACTTTGGCGGCGGCACGCTTGACGTCACTATTATGGATATGTGGTATGACAAAGAGCATAGTGCCAGCGGATTTGAAGTAAAATCCACAAATGGCGACACACATCTTGGCGGAACAGACATGGATAATGTATTGATAGATCATATTGCAAATCAATTTAAAAAAGAGACAGGTATAGATCTGAAGAGCGACAAAATGGCAACGCAGCGTTTAAGAGAAGCAGCTGAAAAGGCAAAGGTCGAACTCTCAAGCACAGTTACAACAGACATAAACCTACCTTTTATTACAGCAGATAGCAGTGGGCCAAAGCACTTGACCATGGCTATAAACAGGGCAAAGTTAGAGGAATTGGTCGGCCCCATAGTGGATCGCTGCAGCGAGCCTGTTGACAATGCGCTTAAGGACTCAGGACTTACACCTAATGACATAGACAAGATCATTATGGTGGGCGGCCCTACCAGGATGCCTATTGTGCAGAAGTTTTTAGAAGAGCATGTTGGCAAAAAGATAGAACGCGGCATAGATCCGATGGAGTGCGTTGCGCTGGGCGCGGCAACTCAGGCTGCTATTATAAAGGGTGACGCAAAGGAAGTCTTGCTTTTGGATGTCACGCCGCTTTCTCTGGGTATAGAGACGTTAGGAAGTGTTTGTACGAAACTTATTGAGCGCAACACTACAATACCTACGAAAAAGAGCCAGGTATTTTCAACAGCTGCAGACAATCAGCCGGCAGTTACAGTGAGGGTCTTGCAGGGCGAGCGCCAGATGGCAAATGACAATACTGAGCTTGGTAGATTTGATCTCGTAGGCATACCGCCAGCGCCTCGCGGCATACCGCAGATAGAAGTCACATTTGATATCGACAGGGATGGCATCGTGCATGTGGGCGCAAAGGATCTTGGTACAGGCAAGGAACAGACGATCAAGATAACAGCCCCTAGGAAGCTCTCAAAAGAAGAGATAGAAAAGATGGTCAAGGACGCGGAGAAATTTTCCGAAGAGGATAAGAAAAAGAAAGAAGAGGTAGAGGTAAAGAATCAGGCAGACACCCTGGTGTATTCTGTTGAAAAATCTTTAAAGGATTTTGGAGACAAGGTCACACAGGATGAAAAATTAAAGATAGAACAGGGCCTGAATGATTTGAAAGAGGCAATAAAAGGTAATGATATTGAAAAGATCAAGAAAGGCATGGAGGAGCTGTCCAAGGCAGCGCATAAGTTAGCTGAAGAAGTGTATAAGGCAGCTCAGGCAAAACAGGCCCAGGCGCAGTCAGGAACTGCTGGCCCACAGCCAGACGCGGCTAAGCCTGAAGAGCCAAAGAAAAAAGAAGGCGACGACGTTATTGATGCGGAGTTTAAAGAGAAATAA
- a CDS encoding MFS transporter, giving the protein MQQSTHHVTAREDRISIFQKVIYSIGGLVNNIQAAALGSMVIVLNLGLGLNPALVGLIGAIPRLVDAISDPLIGYSSDNTRTRYGRRRPFIFFGALSAGLLFAAMFQLYKGHSDNFYFWYFLGFQILFFIGFTCYSIPWIALGYEMTPDYHERTRLQGASNFIAQFAWVIAPWFFKIMSNKNMFTDIVHGARTLGFIIGGFIIVGGILPAIFNKERFGNLAKPEKGKGLLNKLKDFFKGFAITLKCRPFVKLCAATFLIFNGFMLASAFSAYVIFFYVYGGDYSKGGTLLGWFGSISSVCTFCVIFLTTWISTKIGKRKTFLITISLSIIGYALKWIGYNPDQPYLLLIAAPFIAFGLGSLFTLTGSMVADVCDLDELQTGTRREGMFSAIYWWMVKLGLAVASLLSGILLNATGFDVALGANQTVKTLLWMRICDIGIPIIASIAAIFIIMTFKISEAKAYDIREQVERRRKERRGEQRRGEERRREA; this is encoded by the coding sequence ATGCAACAGTCGACTCACCATGTGACGGCCCGCGAAGATCGCATTTCTATTTTTCAAAAAGTCATATACAGTATAGGAGGCCTCGTTAATAATATTCAGGCCGCCGCCCTTGGATCCATGGTCATTGTTTTGAACCTCGGATTAGGCTTGAATCCCGCTTTAGTCGGTCTTATCGGGGCCATTCCCCGTCTTGTCGATGCCATATCAGATCCTCTTATTGGTTACAGTTCAGATAATACCAGAACCCGCTATGGACGCCGCAGGCCTTTTATATTCTTTGGGGCTCTTTCTGCGGGACTTTTATTCGCAGCGATGTTCCAGCTATATAAGGGACATAGCGACAATTTCTATTTCTGGTATTTCTTAGGGTTCCAGATCCTGTTTTTCATCGGATTTACCTGTTATTCGATTCCCTGGATCGCGCTAGGGTATGAAATGACACCCGATTATCATGAGCGGACACGACTGCAGGGGGCCAGCAACTTTATCGCTCAATTTGCCTGGGTGATCGCTCCCTGGTTTTTCAAGATCATGAGCAACAAGAATATGTTTACAGATATTGTCCATGGAGCACGGACCCTCGGATTTATCATCGGTGGTTTTATCATAGTTGGTGGCATACTTCCGGCTATTTTCAACAAAGAGCGATTCGGCAACTTAGCGAAACCTGAAAAAGGCAAGGGTCTTCTGAATAAACTGAAAGATTTCTTCAAAGGTTTCGCGATTACTTTGAAATGTCGTCCATTTGTCAAACTTTGCGCAGCGACATTCTTGATCTTCAACGGATTCATGCTCGCTTCCGCCTTCTCAGCCTATGTTATTTTCTTCTACGTTTATGGCGGCGATTATTCAAAAGGCGGGACATTGCTCGGTTGGTTTGGATCGATCAGTTCCGTTTGTACTTTTTGCGTCATCTTCTTGACCACATGGATCTCCACAAAGATCGGAAAGCGAAAGACCTTTTTAATCACCATTTCCCTTTCGATCATCGGTTACGCTTTGAAATGGATAGGGTATAATCCAGATCAGCCATATTTACTGCTGATCGCTGCTCCATTCATAGCGTTTGGCCTGGGATCTCTCTTCACGCTGACCGGTTCCATGGTAGCTGATGTTTGTGACCTTGACGAACTCCAGACCGGCACACGCAGAGAAGGTATGTTTAGCGCTATTTACTGGTGGATGGTAAAACTAGGATTAGCAGTTGCATCGCTTCTTTCCGGAATCCTCCTCAACGCGACTGGTTTCGATGTTGCGTTAGGCGCTAACCAAACAGTCAAAACTTTATTGTGGATGAGGATCTGTGATATCGGCATTCCGATTATAGCCTCTATTGCTGCTATTTTTATTATTATGACCTTTAAGATCTCAGAAGCTAAGGCATATGACATTCGTGAACAGGTCGAAAGACGAAGAAAAGAAAGACGAGGAGAACAAAGACGAGGAGAAGAAAGACGAAGAGAAGCGTAA
- a CDS encoding tetratricopeptide repeat protein, translating to MDDNTERKIKDLEEWNKERGRIKPVIDRAVDCHNKARVEARWKNYETATGLYKEAIKHYKDAITLNPKYYLQDLMDRVDHVIEEYMNNAFRLKTVRDKLKSERGIKEFVSFIDSLKERERGYINTYDLADAYLRIANLYYDEEKFEKAYEFFNKVIDANCERSFINRESYFKIGKIYFEDDKFKEALMSFVSVLSFDRENGEVIDYVDRCLKELKISTEYKEKFLAATLNEAKKLIMEVL from the coding sequence ATGGATGATAATACAGAGAGAAAGATAAAGGATCTGGAGGAGTGGAATAAGGAGCGTGGCAGGATAAAGCCTGTTATTGACAGAGCTGTGGATTGTCATAATAAGGCCAGGGTCGAGGCGCGCTGGAAGAATTATGAGACAGCCACAGGCCTATACAAGGAAGCTATCAAACATTACAAGGATGCGATAACCCTTAATCCGAAATATTACCTTCAGGATCTTATGGACAGGGTTGATCATGTTATAGAGGAGTACATGAATAATGCCTTTAGGTTGAAGACAGTAAGGGATAAATTAAAGAGCGAAAGAGGCATAAAGGAATTCGTGAGTTTTATTGACAGCTTAAAAGAGAGGGAACGCGGGTATATAAATACATATGATCTGGCTGATGCGTATTTGCGCATAGCTAATCTATATTATGATGAAGAGAAGTTTGAAAAGGCATACGAGTTTTTTAATAAAGTAATCGATGCAAATTGCGAACGATCTTTTATAAATCGGGAAAGCTATTTTAAAATAGGAAAGATCTATTTCGAGGATGATAAGTTTAAGGAAGCGCTTATGAGTTTTGTTTCAGTTTTATCTTTTGATAGGGAGAACGGAGAGGTCATAGATTATGTAGACAGATGCCTCAAAGAGTTAAAGATATCAACGGAATACAAGGAGAAATTTCTTGCGGCAACGCTTAATGAGGCAAAGAAGCTTATTATGGAGGTATTATGA
- the grpE gene encoding nucleotide exchange factor GrpE codes for MAKNILLNSKEYKSLKEKAEKVEECLDRLLRLQADFDNYKKRLDKDRIEFIKFANEEIVVDILKIVDDFERAVKAGKSKHDFDVLYKGIEMIHKDMKEFLKNNGVTEIDAKGKPFNPHEHEAMMQEETDEHPEDHVSEEFQKGYMLNGRIIRPAKVKVSKKPNKEV; via the coding sequence TTGGCTAAGAATATACTTTTAAATTCTAAGGAATACAAGTCTTTAAAGGAAAAGGCAGAGAAGGTAGAGGAGTGCCTTGACAGGCTTTTAAGGCTGCAGGCGGATTTTGACAATTATAAAAAGCGACTAGATAAAGACAGGATAGAATTTATCAAATTCGCTAATGAAGAGATAGTCGTAGACATATTGAAAATAGTGGATGACTTTGAGCGCGCGGTAAAGGCAGGTAAATCCAAACACGACTTTGATGTTCTATATAAAGGTATTGAGATGATACACAAGGATATGAAGGAATTTTTAAAAAATAACGGTGTAACAGAGATAGACGCAAAAGGTAAACCATTTAATCCTCATGAGCATGAGGCAATGATGCAGGAAGAGACAGACGAACATCCTGAGGACCATGTTAGCGAGGAGTTTCAAAAAGGATACATGTTGAATGGCCGGATTATTCGACCGGCGAAGGTAAAGGTTTCTAAAAAACCAAACAAGGAGGTTTAA
- a CDS encoding ComF family protein, with protein sequence MISSIINLFFPSSCQVCGEKTRPPDENICASCMKKIKKRLPPFCVKCGKKLSGGPEMKELCNDCKEDTLYFDKALSVFHYDGAIKKLVHDFKYKKITSPVKEFTRSTIDFMKEHGMAKDLDLVLSVPMHRSRLFKREINPSRVLAENIAKIMHVQYSDGVLKKTINTPPQSSLPRNERIKNIKKSFSLQKNKITHIKDKNMLLVDDLFTTGSTVNECARILKEAGSRQVEIITLARGDKAI encoded by the coding sequence ATGATTTCTAGTATTATAAATCTTTTCTTTCCTTCGTCTTGTCAGGTGTGCGGTGAAAAGACCAGGCCTCCTGATGAGAATATATGCGCTAGCTGCATGAAAAAGATAAAAAAAAGACTGCCTCCTTTCTGCGTAAAATGCGGCAAAAAGCTCTCAGGCGGACCAGAGATGAAAGAGCTATGCAATGACTGCAAGGAAGATACCTTGTATTTTGACAAGGCCCTCTCGGTATTCCATTACGACGGAGCGATCAAAAAACTGGTGCATGATTTTAAATATAAAAAAATCACCTCCCCTGTAAAGGAATTCACTAGATCGACAATAGACTTTATGAAAGAACATGGTATGGCCAAAGATCTTGATCTGGTGCTCTCTGTGCCCATGCATCGCTCCAGACTCTTCAAGAGAGAAATAAATCCTTCTCGCGTACTGGCGGAAAATATAGCAAAGATCATGCATGTGCAATATTCTGATGGGGTCCTTAAAAAAACTATAAATACCCCGCCCCAGAGCAGTCTCCCCAGGAACGAGAGAATAAAAAATATAAAAAAGAGTTTCTCACTGCAGAAAAATAAAATCACTCACATCAAAGATAAGAATATGCTGCTCGTAGATGACCTCTTTACAACAGGCAGCACTGTAAATGAATGCGCAAGGATCCTTAAAGAAGCAGGCTCGCGTCAGGTGGAGATCATAACGCTGGCACGCGGAGACAAAGCAATATGA